One genomic segment of Brassica napus cultivar Da-Ae chromosome A3, Da-Ae, whole genome shotgun sequence includes these proteins:
- the LOC111214505 gene encoding WAT1-related protein At4g30420-like, whose amino-acid sequence MASLVGITLYQNLYFEGIYLASSSMGSAMGNIIPAFTFLISFLAGYEKVNFRNIRGLAKILGTVICVVGAVSMTLIRGPKILNSEFSLPIAKSLLGDIKDQNLWLFGCLLVFVSTLCWSFSLIIQVPISAYYPDHLSLSAWMCLFSTIQCAIVTFFLEKDPNAWILHSYSELATCLYAGVVTSALSTTVQAWVISKRGPLFSAMFNPLCTVIVTILASMFLQEEMFTGGLIGGLFVIMGLYMVLWGKAKDVDVMIIQEQIDNNKNSEVKIQIEDSSDTEKCNNDLKKPLLS is encoded by the exons atgGCCTCGCTTGTAGG CATTACCCTGTATCAAAATCTGTATTTTGAAGGTATCTACTTAGCTTCATCGTCGATGGGAAGTGCCATGGGTAACATTATCCCTGCATTTACCTTCCTAATCTCATTTCTCGCCGg ATACGAAAAGGTGAATTTCCGGAATATCAGAGGCTTAGCGAAAATATTAGGGACGGTCATATGTGTAGTAGGAGCCGTATCCATGACTCTGATTCGTGGACCAAAGATTCTCAACTCGGAATTTTCTTTACCGATAGCGAAATCGTTACTAGGAGATATTAAGGACCAGAACTTATGGCTGTTTGGTTGTTTGTTGGTGTTCGTTAGCACTCTTTGCTGGTCTTTTTCGCTCATAATTCAG GTTCCAATATCTGCCtattacccagaccacctctcTTTATCAGCGTGGATGTGTTTATTCAGCACGATACAATGTGCAATCGTCACTTTCTTCCTCGAGAAAGACCCAAACGCTTGGATTCTCCATTCTTACTCCGAGTTAGCGACGTGTCTCTACGCT GGAGTTGTAACGTCAGCGCTTTCTACTACGGTCCAAGCTTGGGTTATATCTAAAAGAGGCCCTTTGTTCTCAGCAATGTTTAATCCTCTCTGTACAGTCATTGTCACAATCTTGGCTTCTATGTTCCTTCAAGAAGAGATGTTTACCGGAGG GTTAATCGGAGGATTATTTGTGATCATGGGACTTTACATGGTGCTCTGGGGTAAAGCAAAAGATGTTGATGTCATGATAATTCAAGAACAGATAGACAATAATAAGAACTCAGAAGTGAAGATTCAAATCGAAGATTCCTCGGACACTGAAAAGTGTAACAATGATCTTAAGAAACCCCTTCTGTCCTAA